TCAACTGCATCCCTATCAGTATAACGCCTCTCGTTCTGCTCTAGCTCGGTCTTACAATCAATACAATACTGTGCAACCGGCCGCGCCTCTAGGCGCGCTGGAGCTATCCCCTCTCCACACTGCTCACAGATGCCAAACTCGCCCGTCTCAAACTTAGCTAAAGCATGATCAATTTTTTTTAGCAGCTTCTTTTCCCTAGTCCCTAACTTCTGAATGTTCGCTTGAGTTATTTCAATCGACGCGAGATCGACCGAATCTCCACCCGTATCAGAAATCTCTCCCTCTGAGGCCGCCTGTAAATCAGTCAAATGCTGAATAATGGCTTGCCGCTCCGCATACAGAAGCTTTTTAAATTTATCAAGATCTCTCTTTCGCATAAACTAAATAACCCCCACTAAACAAAAGAAAAAAGAAAAGCAAAAAATTATATCACGAACGCGGCAGCTTCCCAACGCAAATGCAGTAAAATATTATAAATAGATTTTTCTGGCAATATCCCCACAAAAATCGGCCACAGGCACTAGCATACTTTGTTTAAACCAATGACATCCCTATTCGTACTCGCCATAAACCCTGCGCAATGTTTGAGAAATCTCGCCGAGAGTAGAATAACAACTTGCGGCACTAATTACATAGGGCATTACATTGCGGCCTTCACGAGCCGCGGACTCCAAGTCGCCTAAAGCGCGCTCCACTGCGTCATTGTCTCGCGCACGCCGAACTTCGCGCACAAATTCACATTGCGCCTTCTCAATGCCAACGTCGCTCTCAGCGAAACTGCCCCTTTTCCCTGCACATGCCGATACAGTAGGAAACTCCCCTGCTTCGCAAAGAACACGACTATTCCCCGCATTATTGACACCTTCTACAAAGCGGTTGACTCCAACCACAATGCGCTCGGCTTGCTCGATTTCTCTTTGATAATTAAAAGCAGACTCCTCGATGCCTTTCTGAGGATACCGAGCTTCAATAGCGGCTAACATTCCTCCCATCCTATCGATCTCGTCGAGTTCCTTGGTTACTGCGCTCTCTATTGCATCCGTCATTTGCTCAATGCAATAACTTCCGCCCAGCGGATCAACTGTTTGTGTCACTCCACTTTCGAAAGCGATTACTTGTTGCGTGCGCAGCGCCAAAGTTGCAGCATCTTCTGTGGGCAGGCGATGT
This window of the Deltaproteobacteria bacterium genome carries:
- a CDS encoding TraR/DksA family transcriptional regulator — translated: MRKRDLDKFKKLLYAERQAIIQHLTDLQAASEGEISDTGGDSVDLASIEITQANIQKLGTREKKLLKKIDHALAKFETGEFGICEQCGEGIAPARLEARPVAQYCIDCKTELEQNERRYTDRDAVETFGGQTDEFDDSLS